The Porites lutea chromosome 4, jaPorLute2.1, whole genome shotgun sequence genome contains a region encoding:
- the LOC140933319 gene encoding G-protein coupled receptor 26-like, whose translation MGFLSKVEVFGFALSLFFMTLAALVMNFLVCLVVYRSKELRRHISSVFIVNLAICDFLIAVFAMPYSFGAVLADEWPFGRFWCQTSAFWNMVLGLAAVLTLATISADRYIAVCKPLQYRAKMTVQCALVMISLVWLQSIVFSLVPIGFGWYEFNPRYFFCTFPSDLHQLNYRVFTAAMYAANAGLSLLVMLVTYYRIFNVAKLHSRRIGHAVITAVHFAPVRGPMATETSRQREFKAARKILFVIGAFLCCLAPYTTLRILELGSKEISLSHASTITLRWIAFLKSAIDPFIYGLLQRRFRRSLLELFLGTQRAHLARGSLPCGPIRLNVRAKRQSSQSETGTFVTVTTKRTSIEE comes from the coding sequence ATGGGTTTTCTATCCAAAGTGGAAGTTTTTGGCTTCgctttgtcattgtttttcatGACTCTAGCAGCCCTGGTAATGAATTTCCTGGTGTGTTTAGTCGTATACAGGAGCAAAGAACTTCGAAGACATATATCTAGCGTTTTCATCGTCAATCTAGCCATCTGCGACTTTTTGATTGCTGTTTTCGCCATGCCTTATTCATTTGGGGCAGTTTTGGCTGATGAATGGCCATTTGGTCGATTCTGGTGTCAAACAAGTGCGTTTTGGAATATGGTATTGGGACTTGCGGCTGTTTTGACCCTGGCGACAATTTCCGCGGATCGCTACATCGCAGTATGCAAACCTCTTCAATACAGGGCCAAAATGACGGTACAATGCGCGCTTGTGATGATATCACTTGTGTGGCTACAGTCTATCGTATTTTCTTTGGTACCGATCGGGTTTGGCTGGTACGAGTTTAACCCGCGTTATTTCTTTTGCACATTTCCTTCTGATCTTCACCAGTTAAACTACCGGGTATTTACAGCGGCTATGTACGCTGCGAACGCCGGATTGTCTCTTTTGGTCATGTTAGTAACTTACTATCGAATTTTCAATGTCGCTAAGCTGCATTCCCGCCGAATAGGACACGCGGTCATCACCGCAGTTCACTTCGCGCCAGTTCGTGGACCCATGGCCACCGAAACAAGTAGGCAGCGCGAGTTTAAGGCCGCGAGAAAAATCTTATTCGTTATCGGAGCCTTTCTTTGTTGTCTCGCACCGTACACAACTCTTCGAATTCTTGAACTGGGCAGTAAAGAAATATCGCTGTCCCACGCATCAACAATTACCTTAAGGTGGATTGCTTTTTTAAAGAGTGCTATTGATCCGTTTATTTATGGACTGTTGCAAAGACGATTTCGGCGCTCATTATTGGAATTGTTTCTTGGGACTCAGAGAGCGCATCTAGCGAGAGGATCGTTACCTTGTGGACCTATCAGATTGAATGTTCGAGCGAAAAGACAATCCTCCCAGAGCGAAACTGGGACCTTTGTGACGGTAACTACAAAGAGAACTTCGATCGAGGAATAA